A section of the Xiphias gladius isolate SHS-SW01 ecotype Sanya breed wild chromosome 10, ASM1685928v1, whole genome shotgun sequence genome encodes:
- the map3k9 gene encoding mitogen-activated protein kinase kinase kinase 9 — protein MDVFKPALDSSLSPKACVSSSEEAEADVFRWPTPQNGISAAPDAEPAAPGFWTAVFDYEATADDELSLRRGDLVEVLSKDSLVSGDEGWWTGMIADRVGIFPSNYVSKGNGIPEEMRDTSEQHYSVPPLHLLEIDFSELTLEEIIGVGGFGKVYRAVWRGSEVAVKAARRDPDEDVEQTLESVRQEAKLFAMLNHPNIMALLGVCLQEPNLCLVMEYARGGPLNRALAGKRIPPCTLVDWAVQIARGMHYLHSQAIVPIIHRDLKSSNILILERVEMEDLSNKTLKITDFGLAREWHRTTKMSAAGTYAWMAPEVIRSSTFSKGSDVWSYGVLLWELLTGEVPFRGIDGLAVAYGVAMNKLALPVPSTCPEPFARLMEDCWSPDPHSRPQFTSVLDHLTAIEESGFFEMPAESFHSLQDDWKLEIQEMFDQLRTKEKELRSWEEELTRAALQQKCQEEALRRREQELAEREIHILERELNIIIHQLYQEKPHVESRQGKFRRNRLKLKDGNRISLPSDFQHKITVQASPSHDRRRSLLSSTSSPPTSPPILPRLRAIQLTPGEGCIAWGRNTGFQQDDEESERKGSRKKGRSHGCGQYREHSADASVKPPHEGSRQRSCSAPNLRRSPRHSPAVPGVPSLVEMENEDCCFTTEPGEAPAQSYLCIPFHKEGHSAATADSDGDGYCPSGQAPGTPPCRKSPGGGRRSDLVVLGCGALLAAVGLGFNLLTMAQPEESIKSRWEGFFHKTGGQRRGTSPPTRRLFRRESPLKTSAPSLPERGLPPSYTLLSLSSVSDCNSTRSLLRKDSEEVLVCRPASPPAQPSLQLQRQAIKTPVNPLVNTHLESFKRNPRQSLTPTHLPCAPSSSRSLHRTPSDGAIKKSCPPNNLEPLPEKTALQNTGSIRGLKEDCHGVPRLPDPNVVFPPTPRRRCAPERPKTLDFVARPRPSPRARCDAFWAEARPRGNGQNPGNGESPAHTSSTETPPTVEFGREPAVLPTPMEAPTPYSPRRNENLLDQQDEGQYRDGTVPLCKLEISFPKDSPYRYRPGFWS, from the exons ATGGATGTCTTCAAACCCGCTTTGGACAGTAGTTTGAGTCCCAAGGCGTGCGTTTCCTCGTCGGAAGAAGCAGAGGCAGATGTTTTTCGCTGGCCGACACCGCAGAATGGCATCAGCGCCGCGCCGGATGCGGAACCCGCCGCGCCGGGTTTCTGGACGGCCGTGTTCGACTATGAGGCGACCGCGGACGACGAGCTCAGCCTCCGGAGGGGCGACCTGGTGGAGGTCCTGTCCAAGGATTCCCTGGTGTCGGGGGATGAGGGCTGGTGGACCGGTATGATAGCAGACCGGGTCGGCATTTTCCCTTCCAATTATGTGAGCAAAGGGAATGGCATTCCGGAGGAAATGCGGGACACCTCGGAGCAGCACTACTCGGTGCCTCCTCTGCACC TCCTGGAGATTGACTTCTCAGAGCTGACCCTGGAGGAAATCATCGGGGTGGGTGGTTTTGGGAAAGTCTACCGCGCAGTGTGGCGGGGCTCAGAGGTGGCCGTGAAGGCGGCACGACGGGACCCCGATGAGGACGTCGAGCAAACTCTGGAGAGTGTGCGTCAAGAGGCCAAGCTCTTCGCCATGCTCAACCATCCCAACATCATGGCTCTGCTGGGGGTGTGTCTGCAGGAGCCCAACCTGTGCCTGGTCATGGAGTACGCCCGGGGTGGCCCCCTCAACCGGGCCCTCGCGGGGAAACGCATCCCTCCCTGCACGCTGGTGGACTGGGCTGTGCAGATCGCTCGGGGCATGCACTACCTCCACAGCCAGGCCATCGTCCCCATTATTCACCGGGACCTCAAGTCCAGCAACA TCCTAATCCTTGAGAGGGTTGAGATGGAAGACCTCAGCAACAAGACTCTGAAGATCACAGACTTTGGCCTGGCTCGAGAGTGGCACCGCACCACCAAGATGAGCGCCGCCGGCACCTACGCCTGGATGGCTCCTGAAGTCATCCGCTCGTCTACATTCTCCAAGGGTAGCGACGTTTGGAG TTACGGTGTGCTGTTGTGGGAGCTGCTGACTGGAGAAGTTCCTTTTCGGGGCATCGATGGTCTTGCGGTGGCTTATGGAGTGGCGATGAACAAACTGGCTTTACCCGTTCCCTCTACTTGTCCTGAGCCCTTTGCACGTCTTATGGAGg ACTGCTGGAGCCCAGACCCTCACTCCCGGCCACAGTTCACATCTGTTTTGGACCATCTGACGGCCATTGAGGAGTCTGGCTTTTTTGAAATGCCAGCGGAATCCTTCCACTCTCTGCAGGATGACTGGAAACTGGAAATCCAGGAAATGTTTGATCAACTGAGGACCAAGGAAAAG GAGCTTCGATCGTGGGAGGAGGAGCTGACCCGCGCGGCACTGCAGCAGAAGTGTCAGGAGGAGGCGCTGAGAAGGCGCGAGCAGGAACTAGCCGAGCGGGAGATCCACATCCTGGAGCGAGAGCTCAACATCATCATTCACCAGCTCTACCAGGAAAAGCCTCACGTGGAGAGCAGGCAGGGCAAGTTCCGCCGCAACCGCCTTAAACTCAAGGATGGGAACAGGATCAGCTTGCCTTCAG attttcagcACAAAATCACAGTGCAGGCATCTCCCTCCCACGATCGGCGGAGGAGTTTGCTCAGCAGCACTTCCAGCCCTCCAACCAGCCCACCGATACTGCCCCGCCTGAGAGCCATCCAGC TCACTCCGGGAGAGGGGTGCATAGCCTGGGGTCGCAACACAGGTTTTCAGCAGGATGAtgaggagagtgagaggaaaggGTCCAGGAAGAAAGGCAGATCCCATGGGTGTGGCCAATACAGGGAGCACAGCGCTGATGCCAG TGTGAAGCCTCCCCATGAGGGCAGCAGGCAGCGGTCCTGCAGCGCCCCAAACCTTCGCAGATCCCCGAGACACAGTCCAGCAGTGCCTGGAGTGCCAAGCCTTGTGGAGATGG aaaatgaagACTGCTGCTTCACTACTGAGCCAGGAGAAGCTCCTGCTCAGTCCTACCTCTGCATCCCCTTCCACAAGGAGGGCCACTCAGCTGCTACTGCTGACAGTGATGGAGATGGGTACTGCCCCAGTGGCCAGGCGCCAGGAACACCACCGTGCAGGAAGAGCCCGGGAGGGGGTCGGCGCTCTGATCTGGTGGTGCTAGGCTGTGGAGCCCTTCTGGCAGCCGTCGGACTGGGCTTCAACTTGTTAACTATGGCCCAGCCAGAGGAGAGCATCAAATCACGATGGGAGGGCTTCTTCCACAAAACAGGGGGCCAGAGGCGAGGCACCAGCCCGCCCACTCGCAGACTGTTCCGGCGGGAAAGCCCGCTGAAGACCTCCGCACCCTCACTACCTGAGCGAGGCTTACCCCCTTCTTACACACTGCTGTCCTTATCATCAGTGTCTGACTGCAACTCCACCCGCTCCCTGCTGCGCAAGGACAGTGAGGAGGTGCTGGTCTGCCGCCCTGCCTCACCGCCCGCACAGCCATCCCTCCAACTGCAGCGTCAGGCCATCAAAACCCCGGTCAACCCGCTGGTCAACACCCACCTCGAGAGCTTCAAGCGTAACCCCCGCCAGtctctcacacccacacatttaCCCTGCGCCCCAAGTTCCTCACGTAGCCTACATCGAACACCGTCAGACGGAGCCATCAAGAAAAGCTGCCCTCCTAATAATCTGGAACCATTGCCCGAAAAAACAGCATTACAGAACACAG GTAGTATCAGAGGCCTAAAAGAAGACTGTCACGGGGTCCCCCGGCTCCCTGATCCCAATGTTGTGTTCCCTCCAACACCTCGTCGTCGCTGCGCTCCTGAACGCCCCAAAACCCTGGACTTTGTAGCTCGGCCTCGGCCTTCGCCACGGGCGCGCTGTGATGCGTTTTGGGCAGAGGCGAGGCCCAGGGGAAATGGACAAAACCCGGGTAACGGCGAGTCCCCTGCCCACACCTCCAGCACAGAGACTCCCCCCACTGTTGAGTTTGGGAGAGAACCGGCGGTGCTGCCAACCCCCATGGAGGCCCCGACGCCCTACTCCCCCCGCAGGAATGAAAACCTGTTGGATCAGCAGGATGAGGGACAGTACCGGGATGGAACCGTCCCACTCTGCAAACTGGAGATCAGCTTTCCCAAAGACTCACCTTACCGCTACAGACCTGGATTCTGGTCCTAA
- the LOC120795712 gene encoding tetratricopeptide repeat protein 9A: MSVIQAGHDGRVDGGRGSLADNGGGSPKLQQCVQPPNSSSGGGSGSSRTKDAKYQQQQLQQQQLQQQRHHGGSMWKQPSHNEPADVVRRALDFKSQGTQCYKDKKYREAIGKYHRALLEIKGLCRVLGDPDTSSKSPSSLLPTISKSTTLTDEQKGAMENAELECYNSLAACLLQMELVNYERVKEYCLKVLHKEGKNFKALYRSGVAYYHLGDFQKALYYLKESHKQEPSDTNVIRYIQLTEMKIRRNAQREKKEAT; this comes from the exons ATGAGCGTGATCCAGGCCGGGCACGACGGCAGGGTGGACGGCGGCAGGGGCAGCCTCGCTGACAACGGCGGAGGCTCCCCGAAGCTCCAGCAGTGCGTTCAGCCTcccaacagcagcagcggcggcggcagcggcagcagccgGACCAAAGATGCCAagtaccagcagcagcagctccagcagcagcagctccagcagcagaggCATCATGGTGGGTCGATGTGGAAGCAACCATCCCACAACGAGCCAGCAGACGTCGTGAGGCGGGCGCTGGACTTCAAGAGCCAAGGCACCCAGTGCTACAAGGATAAGAAGTACCGAGAGGCGATTGGCAAGTATCACCGCGCTCTGCTGGAGATCAAGGGGCTGTGCAGGGTGCTGGGGGATCCGGACACCAGCTCCAAGTCCCCGTCCTCCCTCCTGCCGACCATCAGCAAGTCCACCACGCTGACAGATGAGCAGAAGGGGGCCATGGAGAATGCAGAGCTGGAGTGTTACAACAGCCTGGCCG CCTGTCTTTTACAAATGGAGCTGGTGAACTACGAACGAGTGAAGGAATACTGTCTGAAAGTGCTACACAAGGAGGGAAAGAACTTCAAAGCTCTTTACCGATCGGGAGTGGCGTATTACCACCTAGGAGACTTCCAGAAGGCCCTGTACTACCTGAAGGAGTCACACAAACAGGAGCCATCAG ACACCAATGTCATCCGCTACATTCAGCTGACAGAGATGAAGATTCGCCGGAATGCccaaagggaaaagaaagaggcgACATAA